In a single window of the Calonectris borealis chromosome 38, bCalBor7.hap1.2, whole genome shotgun sequence genome:
- the LOC142074574 gene encoding LOW QUALITY PROTEIN: dehydrogenase/reductase SDR family member 4-like (The sequence of the model RefSeq protein was modified relative to this genomic sequence to represent the inferred CDS: deleted 1 base in 1 codon), whose translation MNRKPEGAERPLKGIGLAVAAGLAGAGARVVLSSRRAPHVEAAVGQLRSRGLEVSGVVCHVGRPQDRRRLIQKALETYGGVDILVSNAAVNPAFGPTLDADEAVWEKIFHVNVTAAAMLVQLAVPHMEKRGEEEGGAWRGGAGARSEAPRPLLCSAPLPMQGRAIVLVSSVAAYQPLPALGPYSVSKAALLGLVKALAPELRPRNVRINGVAPGLIQTRFSAALWEDEATRAQAMSSMGIDRLGTPLDVAEVVTFLCSPAAAYVVGETIVVAGGAPSRL comes from the exons ATGAACAGGAAGCCTGAGGGGGCGGAGCGACCGCTGAAAGG gatcgggctggcggtggcggcggggctggcgggggcgggggcgcgggtgGTGCTGAGCTCCCGCCGCGCCCCACATGTGGAGGCCGCCGTGGGGCAGCTGCGGAGCCGGGGGCTGGAGGTCAGCGGGGTCGTCTGCCACGTGGGGCGGCCCCAGGACCGCCGGCGCCTCATCCAGaag gCCCTGGAGACCTACGGGGGCGTCGACATCCTGGTCTCCAAC GCCGCCGTCAACCCCGCCTTCGGCCCCACCCTCGACGCCGATGAGGCCGTCTGGGAGAAG atcTTCCATGTCAACGTGACGGCGGCGGCCATGTTGGTGCAGCTGGCGGTGCCCCACATGGAGAagaggggtgaggaggagggcGGGGCTTggcggggtggggctggggcgcGGTCGGAGGCGCCCCGCCCATTGCTGTGCTCCGCCCCCCTCCCTATGCAGGGGAGGGCCATCGTCTTGGTGTCCTCGGTGGCCGCGTACCAGCCCCTGCCG gcgctGGGCCCCTACAGCGTCAGCAAGGcggcgctgctggggctggtgaaGGCCCTGGCCCCCGAGCTCCGCCCCCGCAACGTCCGCATCAACGGCGTCGCCCCCGGCCTCATCCAGACCCGCTTCAGCGCTGCC CTCTGGGAGGACGAAGCCACCCGGGCGCAGGCCATGTCCTCCATGGGGATCGAcag gctggggaCGCCATTGGACGTGGCCGAGGTCGTGACCTTCCTctgctcccccgccgccgcctacGTGGTGGGCGAGACCATCGTGGTGGCCGGGGGGGCCCCCTCCCGCCTATAG
- the RNF212B gene encoding E3 ubiquitin-protein ligase RNF212B, producing MDWFHCNRCFRQEGARFAVTSCGHVLCAACGGAGRSPFIPARWRQGGIPPPLPPMFFPHKRHFWGGSRLFFPSRRSVPRLRRRLPLPPHLRQGELPPCPGRHFEPFSSSVLAAILNPPSPSVAGGHLVPSPQMRPQEKLFFKSPAAIALKHLTHISQVWRFQRAQSDLLLASHQEAARRARVALEDARRVLDARHRGQQVSPPPRRGVSGGLRRRHPRVSPRRSSTPRPVGITSPAQTVTPQPRRQLSGQVVSRSSPLEPPPSRRTPVWQVRPPQNCRRVGWAAPIGGR from the exons ATGGACTGGTTCCACTGCAACCGCTGCTTCCGCCAAGAGGGAGCCCGCTTCGCCGTCACCAGCTGCGGCCACGTCCTCTGCGCGGCGTGCGGGGGCGCGGGTAGGAGCCCCTTCATCCCCGCACGATGGCGGCAGGGAGggatcccccctcccctcccgccgaTGTTTTTCCCTCATAAACGccatttttggggggggtcccgacttttttttccctcacgcAGGTCCGTGCCCCGTCTGCGCCGCCGACTGCCGCTACCTCCCCATCTCCGACAAGGCGAGTTGCCGCCCTGTCCTGGCCGCCATTTTgaacccttctcctcctctgtcctggcCGCCATTTTGAACCCTCCCTCACCCTCCGTCGCTGGCGGCCATCTCGTTCCCTCCCCGCAGATGCGCCCGCAGGAGAAGCTCTTCTTCAAGAGCCCGGCCGCCATCGCCCTCAAGCACTTGACCCACATCTCccag GTCTGGCGCTTCCAGCGGGCGCAGTCCGACCTCCTCCTGGCCTCCCACCAGGaagccgcccgccgcgcccgggTGGCGCTGGAGGACGCCCGCCGCGTTCTGGATGCCCGCCATAG GGGGCAGCAGGtgagccccccaccccgccgTGGGGTttcgggggggctgcggcggcggcacCCCCGTGTTTCTCCACGCAGGAGCAGCACGCCCCGGCCCGTCGGCATCACCTCCCCGGCGCAGACGG tcaccccccagccccgccggcagcTGAGCGGCCAAGTGGTGAG CCGCTCCTCCCCGCTggagccccccccctcccgccgcacCCCCGTATGGCaggtgagacccccccaaaactgCCGCCGTGTTGG GTGGGCAGCGCCCATAGGGGGTCGGTGA
- the PSMB5 gene encoding proteasome subunit beta type-5, which produces MALASVLRTAELPAAPAAFPLLAAPRDGPGPPEGLAAPPWGAESPLPGPGLRLLHGTTTLAFKFDHGVIVAVDSRATAGSYIASQTVQKVIEINPYLLGTMAGGAADCSFWERLLARQCRVYELRNKEPISVAAASKLLANMVYQYKGMGLSMGTMICGWDKRGPGLYYVDSEGTRVPGQAFAVGSGSTYAYGVLDRGHRGGLALEAACDLARRAIYQAARRDAYSGGRVTVYHVGPAGWRRVSTDNVAELQERYAAEEAAPA; this is translated from the exons ATGGCGCTGGCCAGCGTCCTCCGCACCGCCgagctccccgccgctcccgccgccttCCCGCTCCTCGCCGCCCCCCGGGATGGCCCCGGCCCGCCGGAGGGGCTCGCTGCCCCGCCGTGGGGCGCcgagtcccccctccccgggcccggCCTCCGCCTGCTGCACGGCACCACCACGCTGGCCTTTAAG TTTGACCACGGGGTGATCGTGGCGGTGGACTCGCGGGCCACGGCGGGGTCCTACATCGCCTCGCAGACGGTGCAGAAGGTGATCGAGATCAACCCCTACCTGCTGGGCACCatggcgggcggggcggccgACTGCAGCTTCTGGGAGCGCCTCTTGGCCCGGCAGTGCCGCGTCTACGAGCTGCGCAACAAGGAGCCCATCTCGGTAGCCGCCGCTTCCAAGTTGTTGGCCAACATGGTCTACCAGTACAAGGGCATGGGGCTCAGCATGGGCACCATGATCTGCGGCTGGGACAAGAGGGGGCCAG ggctcTACTACGTGGACAGCGAGGGGACGCGGGTGCCGGGCCAGGCCTTCGCGGTGGGCTCGGGCTCCACCTACGCCTACGGGGTGCTGGACCGGGGCCACCGCGGGGGGCTGGCGCTGGAGGCCGCCTGCGACCTGGCTCGCCGCGCCATCTACCAGGCCGCCCGCCGCGACGCCTACTCGGGGGGGCGGGTCACCGTCTACCACGTGGGACCGGCCGGTTGGCGCCGCGTCTCCACCGACAACGTGGCCGAGCTCCAGGAGCGCTACGCCGCCGAGGAGGCCGCCCCCGCCTGA